The Chitinophaga caeni genome segment CAGCCCTATACTTGGGGCTCCGAAGCTATCGATGCCGGTAAACCTAAAGCCAACACTTGGAATGGGCATTTCCCTTATGAGAATACAAGCCGCGACGGATTTATAACGACAGCGCCGGTAGCATCTTATCCGCCCAACGGTTACCAATTATACGATATGGCAGGCAATACCTGGGAATGGGTGTCTGATTGGTATAATAGCAAGTATTATCAAAATTTCCATAAACCGGGGTATGCACCCGGCCCGGTAGAAGCTTATGATCCGGCAGACCCTTCGGCTCCGAAAAAAGTTATCCGCGGCGGTTCGTTCATGTGTAGTGATGAGTATTGCAGCGGTTACCGCGTATCGGCCAGGATGAAGTCTACTCCTACGTCGAGTTTATCGAATGTTGGCTTTCGTTGTGTGAAAAGTTTGTAGTATAAGTAAATCTCTATATTTCTTTATGGCATTGACCACATTTAGAAGATTCCCTACAGAAGAGGAGCGTGAAGCTGTAAGTACCTTATTGGAACAACATGGTATCCCCGTAGTTTATGATGCGGTCGTTGCTCCCCTAAGCAGTACCTTCCTGGGGCAATCCTTTGACGTACCCTATATTCTCAAGATCAGTGCTACCGACTTTTCCAAGGCCCAGGACATACTACAAGAGGCTGCCCGGGAAGCTGTAAACAATGTTGAACCGGGCTACTATTTGTTGAGTTTTAATAATGAGGAACTGTTGGAAATCGTGCATAACCCCTCGGATTGGGGAGAGTTTGATTACCAGCTGGCACTGAAGCTCCTGGATGAAAGAAGTGTGAATATCAATGAAAAACAGTTAGCAAAAATACACCGGTCGGAGCAGGAGAAGGTAAAACAAGCCATTGCCGCGCCCGTACCCTGGACATTATTATGTTTTGTGATTGTATTCAGTTTCCCCTTTGCTATTTATTATGGTTTTCCTGCCGACCTGGCCCTTATTGTTCCGTTAGGAACAGCCTTGTACTATCTCTTTGCAAAAAATACTTTGAAAGACGGGAGCAAAGTAAAAACCTTTGATTTGAAAACAAGAGTATTGGGTGGCATATTGCTAGTAACCGAAATCATCATATTTGCCGTTACGCTAATATGGCTGGCGCTGTATTATTAATTTAAACGGCTTAAAAAGAGCAGCTTACCCATCCCGGGATGGTAAGCTGCCAGAGATTAAATGGTGATAAGTAAATGATTATTTTGATGCGTTCTTTTTGGTGGCGACCACGATAACGCCATCTTTTGCAGCTTCCCCGTAGAGGGCTGTTGCATTCGCCTCTTTTAAGACTGTGATAGATTCTATATCATCTGGTTTCAAATCTTTAAGTTGCCCTTGCTTAATAATTATACCATCTACAACATAGATAGGTTGAGCATCTTTATTTCCCCGGATTTGAATCTTCGTATTTTTATCAATGATAAATCCTGAGATCATACCGCTGGTTGCCGCTTCTGCCGCGGGGGTACCGCTGATCGTCAAACTTTCAACGCTCCCCTTGAGTACACCTTTATTTTCCTTTGCTTTTGCAATAGCATCTTTTGAAGTGTATTTAGGCTTACCGCCTTTTGCAATAAACTCTTTTGTATAAACATACACTTCACCATCCGGGCTGTCTTTGAATACATAAATTGCTTCAATGCTGTTTGGATCGAGTGCTGATAGCTCTGCTTCGCTTGCCGGCATATCATTGATATAATAATCTGGATTCTTTCCATTGGTCTTTACACCTCTCAGTTTTAACACCGGCGCCGGTGGCGGTGGAGGAGCAGGAGCTGCGTTGGGCGTGGCTGGAGGAGCGGGTACAGATTGTGCCGGGGCAGATGGAGCGCCCGCTACCCGTAACTTGGGAGGAGCTGGTGGTGGCGGTGGGGCAGTCGGCAATAATGCTAAATCACCTTTATGACTATCTATGATTAATGCGCCTCCCATGGCCTTGTCACCATATACTTTCATCGCATCTGCTGCTTTAACTACTTTTACTTGGTAGTGAGATTCATTTTTATGTTTGTTAAAGTAGCGCTGGTATTCACCTTGTGTTAAAGGTTTGCCATCTACGACGGTTAAAGGTTGTTGGTCGTCATCGGATCCTTTGGCACCGAACCAATTGGAATTTAATGAAATAACTCCATGTTCATCTTTTTTTAATATCACCCCGGGCAAAGAGTCGTTATCTGTGATTTTTAATGTAACGATAGTGCCTAAGCTTTCGGTGGCATTTACCACGGTGGCTTTAGAGATGTTCATGGCCAACAAGCCAAGGCTTACGACACCTCCAAATAAAACGTAACGGGCAATATTATAGCGCGATGATTTTTGTTTATTCATCATCATAATTCGTTTTTTCAGGTGAGAAAAATTAAAATTGTTCGCTATGGCTGTTGCGTAAGGAGCGCCGCTAATTTGTAATAAGCTGTATTGGTAAGCCTTGATATCTACACCGGAACGCAACATGCGCCGGTCGGTAATAAATTCAAGGTTTTCCTTGATCGCCCCTTTCATGAGCCACGCGCCGGGGTTGAACCAATAAAAAACCTGGTTCAGCTCCCCTAGTAATACATCCAGTGAATGCCATTCCTTTACATGTATTTTTTCATGTAGCAGTATGGCATCTAGCGAATGTTGGCTATGCAATGAAGGATTTACATAGATGTGGCGGAAGAAAGAAAATGGATTAATTGTTTTCCCCGTGATCCTTACATGATCTTCCCCGACCTTCCCGGGACGGGTTTTCAGATGTAACATCAACAAGGACGTTAATTGGATGATCAAGCGGATCATCATCAAAACGACACCTGCCCAAAATATAATGGCAAGCGCATACCAAACCGTGAATGGCGACGGTGCTGCCATGGTATCTTGCAGTGCATTTAAATCGGGTATATATACCACCATCTGTTGCACCAATTCTTCATGTTTACCCATGATGGCATTTACATCAACCAGGGGGAAAAGTGACGAAAATACGATGCCGGAAACGAGGAATACCCTGTTTAGCGTGTAAAATGTCAGTTTTCTCAATGCAAGCCGGTACACCAGGTAAAAAAGGCTGAGTGCAACATTCGCTTTTAAAAGGTATATAAATAAGGTCGGCATGATGAATCCACTTATATTCAAAAAATTATTTCTTTTGCTCAATCAGTTCAAGGATTTCCTTGAGGTCATCAGGACTAATTTCCCGGTGTTCCGCGAAGAAAGTGACGAGTTGTTTGTAAGAATTTTCGAAATAATCCTTTACAAAGCCACTCATGAACTGTTGTTTATAAAATTCTTCTTCTACCATTGGTCTGTACTGGTAGGTGTTGCCTAATTTTTCGCCTTTTACATAACCTTTCTTTTCCAGGTTTTTAATCGTGGAAGCCAGGGTCGTGTACGGCGGTTGCGGGGCCAGGTGTACTTCCAGGAAATCTTTAACTATACCCATACCCACTTTCCATATGGCCTGCATGGCTAACTCCTCTTGCTTCGTTAATTTTTCCATGAATATTGATTTTGTAAATTGTTTTTATTGTTTCGTTTTGATATTAGGCTGGTAGTCCAAAGGTAACATTTCAGCGAATTTTGACCATCCCCAATAACCGCTGAAAATGCCTTCCGCCGGATATGCCAGGTTGCCGTTATCATCGAATGGCATCGTTTCCCGGAGCAGGTAAAATAAAGATGTCTGCTGGGCTCTCCGGTCCGGTGTCAAACCTTTGGCCTTTTGATACTCTTCACTTTCCCAGCCCTTGGTGTAAGTTACCTGTAAAATGTTCTTGAAGTGCAAGGTATCTACATTTCCCGGTGCGCCGGGATGGAAGATACTGTCGTAAGGAACAATGCCGGGATAGAGGTATTCCACCGTTTTGCTAAGGATGAAACCGCGGTTCTTCCCACGTATCATCTTCAACTCGGTACTATCCTGGTCGAACAGGCGGAGCGGTACCGCCCCGTTGAATTGCTTCCGTTCTACCCGCACTATTTTCCTCGTTTCAAAACCATTTTCCTGCAATCGCTTCAAGCGCAAACTCCTTAAATAATGCATGCTGGAACCGAGGTAAGTCTTCAGTCGATTTCGCTCCCAGGTACGCTGCTGCCTTGCGTTGCGGGGCGACATCGGTTCAAAGAACGGGTTCCCGTAATAAAAAGTCATCTGTTGCTTGTAATCAAATGCAAATTCATGTAGTAAAAACTTGACGCGATAGCCCAAGGTTGGATTCTCGATGATGAGAAAATCTTCGGAGCTGGCCCTTAGTACGCGTGATAAATTATCATAGTCCAGGTCAATTAACTCCGGGTTCAAGATCTTGCATGCTTTCGCAGCTTTACTTTCCCCTAAGAAATACATTTTGAAAATGCCGTAATAAGGAGATTTCGTAGCATCTGGAAAGGCTTTTACCACGACTTCGCCCAAATTATTAGCTTTTTTTTCCAATGCAATATTCAACAGGATCGATTGATCTTGAACATTCAAGGATATCACTACATTTTGGTAACCCAGGTATTGCACCACCAGGTCATAAGTTCCGGGGGGTACATTACCGATTTTATATGTTCCCTGTTCATCGCTGGTATTCCCCATCGTGGTTTGACTTAAAAACACACTTGCGAAAGGCAGCACTTCGCCCGTGTTCTTATCGGTCACTTTTCCCTGGATGTAATATTTCTGCTGGCCCAACGCACTGAGCTGACAGCAACTAATTAATATCCATGCGAGAATTTTCCAAGCTGTGCATCTTAATCCTAGGAACATATGTTTACGATACTTTCGTAAATCTACGATAATTTCGTAATTCAGCAAATTTATTTCTGATTATTTTAAAGTTTTGAGGAAAAAACTGAATCAGTTCAATACTAGATTTTATATGGATAATCAAAAAAGCAGGGTAACGATTTGGTTATGGGCTTATTGCTTTGCTTTTCAACGTGTTTCCGTAAGCTCTCGATGAATATAAAATAATGTGAGTCAGAAATTATATTCAGCTTTTATAAAACTAAAAATGTTTATTTATTTAAAAAAAGACGGCGTTAGTCGCCGTCTTTTATGTTTGGTATAAAAATCACCTATTTAAATCAGTTCTTTCAACTTGGCAACAACTGAATTAACTTCTTCTTTCGTATTATTCTTCGAGAAAGAGAAGCGGATCGCGATTTGATCCGGGTTGTTATTGAAGGCGCGGATAACGTGTGAACCGGCATCGGCGCCGCTGGTACAGGCGCTACCGCCACTGGCGCAGATTCCGTTGATATCCAGGTTGAATAACAACATTTCGCTTTTCTCAGTTTTAGGGAAAGCCACGTTCAACACGGTGTATAAACTGCGACCTTTCAAATCGCCGTTAAAAGCCACACCGGGGATGTTTGCAAGCAGTTGATCGGCCATGTACATGCGGAGGTCATTGATATATTGGCTCTGTTCCTCCATATGTTGATCTGCCAATTCCAGCGCTTTCGCGAAACCTACGATGCCGTATGAGTTTTCGGTTCCGGCACGCATGTTGCGTTCCTGTGCACCACCTTGGATAAATGGCTTAATCTTTACATTTTCATTTATATAAAGAATCCCGGTCCCTTTTGGCCCGTGAAACTTGTGTCCGGCGCCGTTGATGAAATGAACGGGCGTATTTTTCAGGTCAAATTTATAGTGACCCACGGTTTGCACGGTATCGCTATGAAAATATGCATCGTATTTTTGACATAAGTTTCCAACCGCGTGGATATCTAGCAGGTTACCGATTTCATTGTTAGCATGCATGAGGGATACCAAGGTTTTGCCCGGTGCATTTTTCAACAGTTCTTCCAGGTGAGCCATATCGATATGTCCATCCGGTAAAATATTTACATAATCGAGCTTTACACGGTCGCTTTGCGCATGTTCCACGGAATGTAAAGTGGCGTGATGTTCGATCGGGGAAGAAATAATATAAGTACACCCGAGGTCATTCACCGCGGCATTGATAGCCGTGTTACTACTTTCGGTGCCGCCGGAGGTAAAGAAGATTTCCCCGGGGTTGGCGCCCAAGATCTTGGCAACGGTTTTACGGGCATTTTCAATTCCAAGGCGTACTTCGCGGCCGTAAGAATAAATAGAAGAAGGGTTCCCGAATTTTTCTGTCATGTATGGCAGCATGGCATCTAGTACCTCTTTATCTAAAGCGGTGGTTGCTGCATTGTCAAAATATATTCTTTCCAAAGTCGTGGTGGTTTTTGATAAAAAAATCATGCAAATTTCTGTAAATTTTATCAATTCCGGCACATCCCCCGGTTCGAGATGCTACACTAAACTCCTTGAATGGCCGCCTTAATTTTTCTCAAATTTCTTATTGCCTTTACTGTGCTTGCTTTGCATTCCTTTTTCATATTGTGCTATTTTAGAATATAACAGAAGGAAGGTTTCATTTTTTAAAAAAATGGAATAAAAATGACAATTGTAAATACTATGTTTTTTTGGTAGGAATTATGGGTAAAGTAAACTAGGAAAGGGTTTGGAAGGGAGGTGTTAAATGCTTTTATTTATGTATTTATCAATATTTATATTGATAAATGTGCATTTTAATTGCAAAAAATACGGTTACACCTAAATTGGTGTAACCGTATCAAATATGGTATAAAAAACCGGCCTTATATCATAAACTCGCGGATATCTTGCATGATTCTCTTCGCGATATTATCTGCCGTTGTTTCATTTTGACTTTCAGAGTAAATGCGGATGATGGGCTCGGTATTAGATGTTCTCAAATGCACCCAATCTTTATCAAATTCAATCTTCAAACCATCTTCCGTATTGATAGGTTGATTTTTATATTTCTGTTGAATTTTTTCAAAGATTTGTTTTACATCAACCCCTTTATCCAGCTCGATCTTATTCTTGGAAATGAAATAGTCGGGATAGCTGTTGCGGAGCGCCTTGATACTTTTATTACTACGAGCCAAGTGGCTGAGGAATAAACCGATACCGATCAACGCATCGCGGCCATAATGGAAATCGGGAACGATGATACCGCCGTTTCCTTCTCCACCGATCACCGCGTTCACTGCTTTCATCTTGGTCACTACGTTTACTTCTCCAACGGCGGAAGGTTGGTATTCTCCACCATGTTTCAAGGTAATATCTTTTAATGCCTGCGTAGAAGAGAGGTTAGATACGGTGTTTCCTTTTCTTTGACCTAAAATATAATCTGCAACGGCCACCAGCGTATATTCTTCACCGAACATGCTACCGTCTTCGCAAACGAAACAAAGGCGGTCTACGTCCGGATCAACGGCGATACCGAAATCTGCTTTGGATTTATTGACCTCGTTAGAAAGTGCTGTCAGGTTTTCGGGTAAAGGTTCAGGGTTGTGCCCGAATTTGCCGTTCACCTCGTCAAATAAAACCGTGATATCGGTAACTCCCAAGGCTCTCAAAACTGCGGGTACAAAGATGGCCCCGGTAGAGTTTACAGCGTCTACAACAACTTTGAAGTTCCTTTTCGTGATTGCGGGAACATCTACCAAGGGGTAGTTCACGATGAGATCAACATGTTTTTGCAGGTAAGAATCATTGGTTTGATAAATTCCCAGCTTGTTTACATCAACAAAATTAAAATCTTCCTTGGCAGCGATATCGAGCACTTCGGCTCCATCAGCGCCGGAAATAAATTCCCCTTCGCCGTTCAACAGTTTGAGGGCATTCCACTCGCGGGGGTTGTGGCTAGCCGTCAGGATGATACCCCCGGCAGCATTTTCAGCTTTCACGGCTATTTCTACCGTAGGTGTAGTAGAAAGACCTAAATCCACCACATCGATACCCAGACCGATCAAAGTAGAAACAACCAAGTTGCTTACCATTTCACCGGAAATACGGGCATCCCTCCCTATCACTACTTTTTTGTTTTCGCTGTTATTGCGAAGCAACCAGGTACCATACGCGGCAGTGAATTTCACCACATCGAGGGGGGATAAACCTTCTCCGGGTTTACCTCCAATCGTACCGCGAATTCCAGAAATTGATTTGATCAGTGACACAATCGTTAGAATTTTAATTAAGAAGGCAAAGATAAATAAATACCTTTCAGCTTTCCTAATGCCATCAGTTTCAAATGTTAATTACCAGGCATTTCCCCAAGATAACGACGCTTTTCATTTTTCGTTTATATTTGCAGTTACGCTTAAAATTAAATAGCTAGTTCGTAAAGATGAAATTTCCTTGGTTTCGCATTCCCAGGTATGCCCGGTACATACTGGTACAAGCCGCTTTGCTACTGATTTTCCTCATATTATTCAGGCTTGTATTTTATTATTTTTTCTTCCAGAGTACGATTCATGACGGGAACGTTGTTAGCCGGGCATGGAGCTTAGGCGCCAGGTTTGATATGCGCTTGGCCTTGATTATCATGATCCCGATCTCTTTCTTAGTGTTAACTACCCATAAACACTTTTTTAACAGGTCTTTATGGAAGTGGGTGAATTATATATATTTTTCTTTGACCTATATTTTGTTGACTTTCTTCTATGTAATCGACCTGGGGCATTACAGCTATCTCGGTATCCGCATAGACCCTTCGATCACGCGGTTCCTGGCTTCCGGGGAGAAGATGACGAACGCGAGAATGGTTTGGGAAAGTTATCCCGTTTTAAAAGGGGGGCTAGGAATTATCATATTTATAACATTGATAATATGGGGACAGGTTCGATTGTATAAATATTTCCAAAAGCAACCGCCCTTATCCTTGGGAAAAGGGAGAAAGGTAACTTATGTGGCAGCCCTGGTTATCATTTTCGCAGCGGGTATTTATGCCAATTGGGCTTATTTCCCGTTACGCTGGAGCCAAGCTATGTTTACGCGGGACAATGGCATTACCAGTTTGGCATTGAACCCCGTTTTATATTTTGTGAATAATTTTTCTGTTAGCGATGATACGTTCGATGAAAAGGCCACCAGGAAATATTATCCATATATCGCGGATTACCTAAAAGTTGATCCAAGGGATGCCGGCAGCCTCAATTTCAGTAGAAAAGTTCCTGCGGATAGCAGCAAACCGAGGCAAAACGTGATTATCGTGATGTGCGAATCTTTGGGCGCTTCCATGACCAGCATGTATGGCAATCCCATGCAAGCAACCCCCAACTTGCAGCGCTTAGCAGATAATGGACTAATCTTCAAGAATTTTTATGTCCCGGCTATGAGCACTGCCAGGAGCGTGTTCGGCATAACAACCGGCTTGCCTGACATCACCAAGAACAAAACCGCTTCAAGGCATCCCAAGATCGTTGATCAAAGGGTTATCATGGATCAGTTTAACGGTTACGAGAAATATTACCTGCTCGGTGGCAATACGAACTGGGCAAACATCAGGGCCGTTTTTTCCAATAACGTGGCAGGGGTCAAGATATTTGAAGAAGGATATTTCAAAGCGCCAAAGGCGGATGTTTGGGGGGTATCCGACTTTGATTTAATCACGGAGGCCAGCGACATATTTAAATCTGCAAATGATCGCAAGCAACCATTTATAGCATTCTTACAAACGGCTGACAATCACGAACCATATACTACTACCAAGGGCCGTGGTGATTTTAAAGACCTGGATGAATCTGAAATTGATATGAAGCAATTCAAACAATCGGGTTTTTTATCTGTTGCTCAATTCAATGCCTTGCGTTACTTGGATTATAACATAGGTTACTTGATGGACTTGGCAAAGCGCGGTGGATACCTCGATAATACCATATTCGTATTTTTCGGTGATCACAGCGCCCGCTTGAACCCCTATAGTTTTATGCCGGTTCCGGAATACAAGATCGGGGTTTTTGAAACGCATGTGCCGCTGATTATTTATAACCCGGCGACCTTGAAACCGGCGGTTAAACACGAAGCCGGTAGTTTGCTAGATGTTTATCCAACCGTTGCGGGCTTAACAGGTATGGGTTATACCAATTATACATTGGGGACAGACTTACTCGATACAACCCGCGCTGAACATTATGCTTTCACCGTGTATCCAACAGACAAGATGGCCTTGGTTGGGAATAAATATTTATTTGAAATTAATAGGAAGACAGGGCAACCGGCCATGTTTGACCTCACGAAAGATCCGTTACGCAATGTTATCAGCGAGCATCCTGATTCTGCGAGGTACCTAGAGAACCTTACCAGGGGTTTTTACGAAAGTGCACGTTATTTGATGTTTAACAATAAAAAGTAGTAAATACCGGCATACCCGGTACCATACATTTTCCAGAATTAAAATATAGCCGTCGTGGTAGATCAATGGTTTAAGAATTGGTTTAATTCACCTTATTACCAACTCCTGTATGAAAACAGGGACGAAAAGGAAGCTGCAGCCTTCCTGGATAAACTTATAGATTACCTGCAACCTTTGCCCGGTAGTTTGATGTTAGATGTTGCCTGCGGCAGGGGGCGGCATTCAAAGTACCTATCTGATAAAGGCTTCGATGTAACGGGAATTGACCTGTCGGAAGAAAATATCCGCACGGCGAGGGCGATGGAAAATGACCAGCTTCATTTTTTTCAGCATGATATGCGCCTGCCATTTTGGATAAATTATTTTGATTGTGCTTTCAACTTCTTCACGAGCTTCGGTTATTTTAATTCATTGCGCGAAAACAACAATGCATTGCGTACAATTGCCCAGTCTTTGAAGCCGGGAGGGAAGCTGGTACTGGATTACTTGAATAGCGCATTCGTGGAAGCCCACCTCGTTAATAGCGAAGTGAAAGAAAAAGGTGGTGTGGTGTTCGACATACATCGATCTATGGCAGAAGGTAGGTTTATCAAGGAAATTAACATCTTGGATAAGGATAAAATGTTCCGGGAAACTTTCACGGAAAGGGTCAACGCATTTAGAAAAGAGGACTTTCAAAGCATGTTCCTGCGCCAAGGCTTAACAATTTTAGATATCTTTGGCGATTATCACTTTAACGTGTACGATGAAAAAAGCTCACCTCGGTTAATCTTGGTAGCTCAAAAATAAAGAAGGCGATATGTTGGATACGATACAGCAGCTAGATTTAAGGTTATTTTTTAAAATAAATGGTCAATGGACGAACGGGTTCTTTGATGTACTGATGCCCTGGCTGCGTCAGCCATCGGCATGGGCGCCGTTGTACCTGTTCTTAATCCTGTTTACGCTCATCAATTTCAGGTGGCGCGGCCTTGCTTGGATTATATTTTTCCTGATTTCCTTCGGTATCGCGGATCAAACCAGCATGTTTTTCAAAGATTTTTTCGGGCGGATTAGGCCATGCCGCGACCCCAATTTGGAACATTACGTGCGCGTATTGGCATATTATTGCCCCAAAAGCGGCAGCTTTACATCTTCCCATGCCGCCAATCATTTCGCTGTGGGCGTTTTTAGTTTTTTCAGTCTTAAACCGTTTATCGGCAAATACAGTTGGTTATTTATCATTTGGGCAGCGAGTATATGCTATGCCCAGGTGTACGTAGGGGTACATTATCCCGGGGATGTCTTGGGAGGAGCTGTACTCGGTACGTTAATCGGCTCGTTGACGGCCAATGTATTTCAACGCCGTATTGGATTACAACTTGAACCGTTAATATGAACTGGACATATTTAATCATCATATTTGCAGCCACCTTGGGTGGTGGATTGATCCCCATGCTATCCCGGAAGATCAACCCGAATTATTCCATTTACTTACTGGCATTTACGGGCGCATTCCTTTTCGGGATCACGATTTTGCATTTGTTGCCGGAGGTATACCACGAATTGGGGGGGCATTTTGCAGGAATTTACATCCTGGCGGGGTTCTTTCTCCAGGTGTTTTTACAGCAGTTTTCACACGGTATGGAGCATGGCCATACCCATTTGCCGGGGGAGCAACATACGCACATTGCCGTAACGCCCTTGGTACTGGGCTTGTCTGTGCATGCATTTATGGAAGGGATACCCCTGGGTTTCCATTATGAAGATAAAACGGCTTTACCGTCCCTGGTAGCGGGTATAGCTTTTCATAAGGTGCCTGAAGCTTTGACCCTGATGACCGTCATGATGCATGGTCACCTGCAAAAAAAGAAGCTGTGGCGGATTTTGATCATCTTTGCTTGCGTAACACCGGCATCGGCTATAATAGCGCATCAATTGGGAGCAGACTCGCAATGGGTGCAGCATTCACTCTTGTACATAGTAGCGATGGTAATCGGGGCATTCTTACATATTTCTACCACGATATTTTATGAAAGCGGAACCAAGCATCACGAGCTTAGTACCAGGAAGGTATTATCGATCGCTTTGGGAATCGGCTTGGCAATTCTTACACTTATATTTGAATAATTTTTTATTTTTAGGCTTGTATTATGGAAGTCGTCATTATCCTCATCCTTATTTTGCTCAATGGTATATTTTCCATGTCGGAGATTGCCCTTGTGTCAGCACGTAAAGTGCGGCTGGAGAATGCAGCCAATAAAGGAGATGAGAAAGCAAAAAGAGCGCTAAAATTAGCCAGCAACCCGGACACATTCTTGTCTACAGTTCAAATCGGGATTACGCTCATTGGCATATTAACGGGTGTATATTCCGGGGAAAAACTCAAAGTGGATATCCAGGAGTTCTTCAATCAATTCGCAGTATTACAGCCTTATAGTAGTGCAATTGCCACTACCGTGATCGTTATCATCATTACTTACTTCTCATTAATCTTGGGAGAATTGGTACCCAAGAGGATCGGCTTGACCAACCCGGAAACCATCGCGAAGAATGTAGCCGGCCCCATGAGCCTGCTCAGCCGCATTACTTGGCCATTTATCTGGTTATTGAGTACTTCTACCAACCTGATCGTGAAGCTATTCAATATCAAGAAAACCAGTGATAGCCTCGTAACGGAAGAAGAAATTAAAGCTATTATTAACGAGGGAACCAATTCCGGAGCCATCGAGGAAACGGAGCAGGAGATCATCGAAAGGGTATTTCA includes the following:
- a CDS encoding class I SAM-dependent methyltransferase; protein product: MVDQWFKNWFNSPYYQLLYENRDEKEAAAFLDKLIDYLQPLPGSLMLDVACGRGRHSKYLSDKGFDVTGIDLSEENIRTARAMENDQLHFFQHDMRLPFWINYFDCAFNFFTSFGYFNSLRENNNALRTIAQSLKPGGKLVLDYLNSAFVEAHLVNSEVKEKGGVVFDIHRSMAEGRFIKEINILDKDKMFRETFTERVNAFRKEDFQSMFLRQGLTILDIFGDYHFNVYDEKSSPRLILVAQK
- a CDS encoding phosphatase PAP2 family protein — translated: MLDTIQQLDLRLFFKINGQWTNGFFDVLMPWLRQPSAWAPLYLFLILFTLINFRWRGLAWIIFFLISFGIADQTSMFFKDFFGRIRPCRDPNLEHYVRVLAYYCPKSGSFTSSHAANHFAVGVFSFFSLKPFIGKYSWLFIIWAASICYAQVYVGVHYPGDVLGGAVLGTLIGSLTANVFQRRIGLQLEPLI
- a CDS encoding ZIP family metal transporter, with amino-acid sequence MNWTYLIIIFAATLGGGLIPMLSRKINPNYSIYLLAFTGAFLFGITILHLLPEVYHELGGHFAGIYILAGFFLQVFLQQFSHGMEHGHTHLPGEQHTHIAVTPLVLGLSVHAFMEGIPLGFHYEDKTALPSLVAGIAFHKVPEALTLMTVMMHGHLQKKKLWRILIIFACVTPASAIIAHQLGADSQWVQHSLLYIVAMVIGAFLHISTTIFYESGTKHHELSTRKVLSIALGIGLAILTLIFE